In Shouchella patagoniensis, the following are encoded in one genomic region:
- a CDS encoding phosphatidylglycerophosphatase A family protein, with protein sequence MEKDPVEQSARSLLTERGLSLIDIAELVYELQAKYHPGLTIETCIHNVDRVLSKREVQNAVITGIQLDQLTEQQKLSEPLQSMLERDEGLYGVDEIVALSIVNVYGSIGLTNFGYVDKLKPGILKKLNDKSIGACHTFLDDIVGAIAAAASSRLAHRKANVE encoded by the coding sequence ATGGAAAAAGATCCAGTAGAACAGAGCGCTAGGTCCCTTTTGACTGAACGAGGTCTTAGTCTTATAGACATTGCCGAGCTTGTTTATGAACTTCAAGCGAAATACCATCCAGGACTTACCATTGAAACGTGTATTCACAATGTTGATCGTGTTTTATCCAAACGCGAAGTACAGAACGCGGTTATTACGGGGATCCAATTAGATCAACTTACTGAACAACAGAAACTTTCCGAACCATTGCAAAGCATGTTAGAACGAGATGAAGGTTTATATGGAGTTGATGAAATTGTTGCTCTATCTATTGTGAATGTTTATGGATCAATCGGTTTAACAAATTTTGGTTACGTAGACAAATTAAAACCTGGGATATTAAAAAAGTTAAATGATAAATCAATCGGAGCTTGTCATACTTTTTTAGATGATATTGTAGGAGCCATTGCTGCGGCGGCTTCTAGTCGACTCGCTCACCGCAAGGCGAATGTTGAATAA
- a CDS encoding TIGR01457 family HAD-type hydrolase: MKSYSGYLFDLDGTVYHGDVPIPSAIRFIDSLTNKGINYGFVTNNSTRSPDEVAAKLNHLGINAHASQVMTSSIATAIYLQDKHPNASISIIGERGLKEALAEFKQTDFNPDIVVVGLDRDVTYNKISAAARQIVAGSIFIATNPDRMITTEKGLVAGNGAIAAAIAYASRIEPIFIGKPGAAIITAAMKMLGMEKEDTVLVGDNYETDLCAGMNAHIDTIHVQTGVSKNVSLYKEQPTYSIKSLDDWKL; the protein is encoded by the coding sequence ATGAAATCTTATTCTGGTTATTTATTTGATTTAGATGGCACCGTTTATCATGGCGATGTGCCTATTCCTAGTGCAATTCGATTTATTGATTCATTAACGAATAAAGGCATTAATTATGGATTTGTAACAAACAACTCCACAAGGTCACCTGATGAGGTGGCTGCTAAATTAAACCATTTAGGTATTAACGCTCATGCATCACAAGTGATGACATCAAGTATAGCTACAGCCATTTATTTGCAAGACAAACATCCTAATGCATCTATTTCAATAATTGGAGAAAGAGGATTAAAGGAAGCGCTTGCTGAATTTAAACAAACAGATTTCAATCCAGACATCGTTGTTGTTGGTCTTGATCGAGATGTGACGTACAATAAAATAAGTGCTGCTGCTCGTCAAATTGTAGCTGGATCAATTTTTATTGCAACGAATCCAGATAGGATGATTACAACGGAAAAAGGATTGGTTGCTGGGAACGGTGCAATAGCAGCGGCAATTGCCTATGCGTCAAGAATAGAGCCGATTTTTATCGGTAAACCAGGTGCAGCTATTATTACTGCTGCAATGAAGATGTTAGGAATGGAAAAGGAAGATACCGTCCTTGTTGGTGATAATTATGAAACAGATCTCTGTGCAGGAATGAATGCTCACATAGATACGATTCACGTACAAACAGGAGTATCAAAAAATGTATCTCTTTATAAGGAACAGCCAACCTATAGCATAAAGTCGCTTGATGATTGGAAACTGTGA
- a CDS encoding YutD family protein codes for MIAISGIEFEVLQDEKDGWDEEAFKARYSDVLNKYDYIVGDWGYNQLRLRGFFDDKNKKSTFDKKISTLPDYLYEYCNFGCAYFVLKRIKKQAVEA; via the coding sequence ATGATTGCGATTTCCGGTATAGAATTTGAAGTACTTCAAGATGAGAAAGATGGCTGGGACGAAGAAGCATTTAAAGCTCGTTACAGTGATGTATTAAATAAATATGATTATATTGTTGGCGATTGGGGTTATAATCAATTGAGATTGCGTGGTTTTTTTGATGATAAAAATAAAAAATCGACGTTTGATAAAAAGATTAGCACACTCCCTGACTATTTATATGAATACTGCAATTTTGGGTGTGCTTATTTTGTTTTAAAGCGCATAAAAAAACAAGCTGTGGAAGCGTAA
- a CDS encoding DUF86 domain-containing protein — MYFVDQQKIEQTLAHMESLLSFINSESFTDVIKDQLAIERVGTVIIESIIDVGNQMIDGFIMRDPGGYEDIIDILHDEAVINETNARELKSVIRFRKSIAYKYTSLQGLEMLQVLKENYSSLEQFPGNIRVYLKNELGVITAFMPDHNGNE; from the coding sequence ATGTATTTTGTAGACCAACAAAAAATTGAGCAAACATTGGCTCATATGGAGTCATTGCTTTCTTTTATTAATAGTGAATCTTTTACGGATGTAATTAAGGACCAATTAGCCATCGAGCGAGTAGGTACAGTAATAATTGAATCTATTATTGATGTTGGCAATCAAATGATTGATGGCTTTATTATGCGTGATCCGGGAGGGTACGAAGATATTATTGACATTTTGCATGATGAAGCTGTTATTAATGAAACAAATGCGAGAGAATTAAAATCTGTAATAAGATTTAGGAAGTCGATAGCCTATAAGTATACATCATTACAAGGATTAGAAATGCTACAAGTATTAAAGGAAAACTATTCTAGTCTAGAACAATTCCCGGGAAATATTCGTGTTTACTTAAAAAATGAACTAGGTGTGATTACAGCTTTCATGCCCGACCATAATGGCAATGAGTAA